The window TGCAATACCAGAGCATACCCCACCAAAAACACGGCGGTCAGTTAAACGATATAATTTACGGTTGCGAAAATCAGTCATTATTTTTGCCTCCAATTAGGATGTTCCGCATCCAGAATATCTTCTAGCGTCTTGATACGTTGTTGCATACGCTGTGATTGTTCTGCAAGCTGCACTAAACGCTGAATTTCATTTTCTGTTAG of the Providencia stuartii genome contains:
- the pspB gene encoding envelope stress response membrane protein PspB translates to MGYVFLSLVLIVFLIFILPFWLWLHYNKQNNRQGSQLTENEIQRLVQLAEQSQRMQQRIKTLEDILDAEHPNWRQK